In Nitratireductor basaltis, the following are encoded in one genomic region:
- a CDS encoding entericidin A/B family lipoprotein, with translation MKLRTFSQIIVVLGSLGLIAGCSNTIRGVGQDTANAVDATQNAGQNVAQAAR, from the coding sequence ATGAAACTTCGCACTTTCTCACAGATCATAGTCGTGCTCGGCAGTCTGGGCCTCATCGCGGGCTGCTCCAACACCATCCGTGGCGTGGGGCAGGATACCGCCAATGCCGTAGACGCGACGCAGAACGCTGGTCAGAACGTGGCCCAGGCCGCAAGATAA
- a CDS encoding exopolysaccharide biosynthesis protein: MDNMPAQESLRAQAEETSLDMVSGTTAQADAPRRLSRIFEELADKAEGTVTVEQLRDALGDRSFATLLVLFSCLNMLPLPPGSTLILGIPLLLLCVQMVAGSRTVWLPQFVLRKSISADKFRNLTVRMLPRLKWIERLIRPRYWPFARNHADRIIGTIALVLAIAVTLPIPFGNWFPAFSCALVGLALSERDGILLAVAVTSGLLSLAVIGFVIGAASVLAAALFH; the protein is encoded by the coding sequence ATGGACAATATGCCGGCGCAGGAAAGCCTGCGCGCGCAGGCGGAGGAAACGAGTTTGGACATGGTCTCGGGCACGACGGCTCAAGCGGACGCTCCGCGCCGGTTGTCCCGTATATTCGAAGAACTCGCGGACAAGGCCGAAGGCACAGTCACGGTCGAACAGTTGCGCGACGCTCTTGGCGACCGCAGCTTTGCCACGCTGCTTGTGCTGTTTTCCTGCCTCAACATGCTGCCCTTGCCGCCCGGCAGCACCTTGATTCTCGGCATCCCCCTATTGCTTCTATGCGTGCAGATGGTGGCTGGGAGCCGTACCGTCTGGCTTCCGCAATTCGTGCTACGGAAATCGATCAGCGCGGATAAGTTTCGCAATCTCACGGTCAGGATGCTGCCGCGGTTGAAGTGGATCGAACGGCTGATACGCCCTCGCTACTGGCCATTCGCGCGCAATCATGCGGACCGTATCATCGGCACGATTGCATTGGTCCTGGCGATCGCCGTCACCTTGCCCATTCCGTTCGGAAACTGGTTTCCCGCATTTTCATGCGCTTTGGTGGGCCTTGCTCTGTCGGAGCGCGACGGCATCCTGCTTGCGGTGGCAGTGACCAGCGGCTTGCTGTCCCTTGCGGTGATCGGCTTCGTGATCGGCGCGGCCAGCGTTCTTGCAGCCGCGCTGTTCCACTGA
- the ligD gene encoding DNA ligase D: MARNDPDTLLKDYNAKRDFTRTREPQHAEKGSDGEELSFVIQKHDATRLHYDFRLEWEGVLKSWAVTKGPSLDPSEKRLAVRTEDHPLSYGGFEGTIPEKEYGGGTVMLWDRGVWEPESDPAKGLTDGKLTFRLKGQRLTGTFSLVRMRSRKGEKRENWLLIKADDETASRRGDVLKKHTKSVASGRTMAAIAKSGSEWREEEKQEEQASGKPELSGKSRPIPRWREPQLATLEQDPPEGDEWLAEMKYDGYRALIAIGKGGAKVFTRNGKDWTDKFRHIAEAAARLPTSGTLLDGEIVAYSSGRTDFSSLQAAIKAGGDMSCFVFDLLQIDGADVTDRPLTERKERLAALMKHAKPPLALSTDIRGHAATVLEKLCAGGHEGIIAKRADAPYRSGRNRSWLKVKCSRRQELVIGGFSASDKKGRPFASLLLGAYEGDRLVYRGRVGTGFNEDVMEDLAGLFARRKRKTSPFHGMPKAAAKGAHFITPDLVAEIEFAEFTADGMVRHGAFKGLRQDKDAKAVSIETATEGEGAAMEHEGRTEIAGIKLSSADKVLFPAQGVTKADLAAHYERVADRMLPLIGNRLLSLVRCPDGRTGQCFFQKHGGKGFPEAFKRMMIEEKDGEKAEYLYADDLSALVAGVQMGSLEFHIWGSKTDRLEKPDRLVFDLDPDEGLDFSNIRDAAFDVRDRLKALGLKTVAMVTGGKGIHVIAPLERRAEWPEVKEFARGFAKWLSAQDRERYLAEASKARRKGRIFIDWLRNERGATAIAPYSARSREGCPIATPVSWKELEGLERANGFGIADMAERLKQPDPWAGISSWRQSITAAMRKAVAED; the protein is encoded by the coding sequence ATGGCTCGCAACGACCCCGACACTCTGCTCAAGGATTACAATGCAAAGCGCGACTTCACCCGCACGCGCGAGCCTCAGCATGCGGAAAAGGGGAGTGACGGCGAGGAGCTGTCTTTCGTAATCCAGAAACATGATGCCACCCGCCTGCACTATGATTTTCGTCTCGAATGGGAAGGTGTGCTGAAGAGCTGGGCTGTGACCAAGGGGCCGAGCCTCGATCCGTCCGAGAAGAGGTTGGCCGTGCGTACGGAAGATCACCCGCTAAGCTATGGCGGTTTCGAAGGCACGATCCCGGAAAAGGAATATGGCGGGGGAACGGTCATGCTGTGGGACCGCGGCGTGTGGGAGCCTGAAAGCGACCCGGCGAAAGGCCTCACGGACGGCAAGCTCACCTTCCGCCTGAAGGGTCAACGCCTGACCGGCACCTTTTCGCTGGTGAGAATGCGGTCACGCAAGGGCGAGAAGCGGGAAAACTGGCTGCTCATCAAGGCTGATGATGAAACTGCGAGCCGACGCGGCGATGTTCTGAAGAAGCATACCAAGAGTGTCGCCAGCGGACGAACCATGGCGGCGATTGCAAAGTCCGGATCCGAGTGGCGTGAGGAGGAAAAGCAGGAGGAGCAAGCTTCAGGCAAACCGGAGCTGTCGGGAAAGTCGCGTCCGATCCCGCGTTGGCGGGAGCCGCAGCTTGCCACGCTGGAGCAAGATCCGCCGGAGGGCGACGAGTGGCTGGCCGAGATGAAATATGACGGCTACCGCGCGCTGATTGCCATCGGAAAGGGTGGGGCGAAAGTATTTACCCGCAATGGCAAGGACTGGACCGACAAGTTCAGGCACATTGCCGAAGCCGCAGCACGTCTTCCCACTTCGGGCACACTGCTCGACGGAGAGATCGTGGCCTATTCGAGCGGTCGAACGGATTTCTCAAGTCTTCAGGCCGCGATCAAGGCGGGTGGCGACATGTCATGCTTCGTATTCGACCTCCTGCAGATCGACGGGGCTGACGTGACCGACAGACCGCTGACGGAGCGAAAGGAGCGGCTGGCCGCGCTGATGAAGCACGCAAAGCCGCCGCTGGCCCTGTCGACAGACATTCGCGGGCACGCGGCCACCGTTCTGGAGAAGCTGTGCGCTGGTGGACATGAGGGCATAATCGCGAAGCGGGCGGATGCACCCTACCGGTCGGGACGGAACAGGAGCTGGCTGAAGGTCAAATGCTCCAGGCGGCAGGAGCTGGTGATTGGCGGATTTTCGGCGAGCGACAAAAAGGGCCGTCCCTTCGCTTCGCTGCTTTTGGGTGCATATGAAGGTGATAGGCTCGTTTATCGCGGTCGGGTCGGCACAGGCTTCAACGAGGATGTCATGGAAGATCTGGCCGGTCTCTTCGCAAGGCGGAAACGCAAGACATCGCCATTTCACGGAATGCCTAAAGCCGCGGCCAAAGGCGCGCATTTCATCACCCCGGATCTCGTGGCGGAGATAGAGTTCGCGGAATTCACTGCCGATGGCATGGTGCGCCATGGAGCATTCAAGGGGCTTCGGCAGGACAAGGATGCCAAGGCAGTCTCGATCGAAACTGCAACAGAAGGCGAGGGCGCAGCCATGGAGCATGAAGGGCGAACGGAAATCGCCGGGATCAAGCTATCGAGTGCTGACAAGGTGCTGTTCCCCGCCCAAGGGGTGACCAAGGCCGATCTTGCCGCACATTATGAGCGGGTGGCAGACCGGATGTTGCCTCTGATTGGAAACCGTCTGTTGAGCCTCGTGCGTTGTCCCGATGGCAGGACCGGCCAGTGCTTTTTCCAGAAGCATGGGGGCAAGGGCTTTCCGGAAGCCTTCAAGCGCATGATGATCGAGGAGAAGGATGGGGAGAAGGCCGAGTATCTTTATGCGGACGATCTTTCCGCCCTGGTGGCGGGTGTGCAGATGGGCAGTCTGGAGTTTCACATATGGGGCTCGAAAACGGACCGTCTTGAAAAACCCGACCGTCTTGTCTTCGACCTCGATCCCGATGAAGGCCTGGACTTCAGCAATATACGTGACGCGGCTTTCGATGTTCGGGATCGGCTGAAGGCGCTTGGCCTGAAGACCGTTGCGATGGTTACCGGCGGCAAGGGTATCCACGTGATTGCGCCCCTTGAACGCCGCGCTGAATGGCCGGAGGTGAAGGAGTTTGCGCGCGGTTTCGCCAAATGGCTTTCTGCCCAGGACAGGGAGCGCTATCTCGCTGAAGCCTCCAAAGCGCGTCGCAAGGGGCGCATCTTCATCGATTGGCTGCGCAATGAACGCGGTGCGACCGCCATTGCTCCCTATTCCGCGCGATCGCGGGAGGGCTGTCCCATCGCCACCCCGGTCAGCTGGAAAGAGCTTGAAGGGCTTGAGCGTGCCAATGGATTCGGGATCGCCGACATGGCTGAGCGCCTGAAACAGCCGGACCCTTGGGCCGGGATTTCTTCATGGCGGCAGTCCATCACCGCGGCAATGCGCAAGGCCGTAGCGGAAGATTGA
- a CDS encoding DUF4893 domain-containing protein, with protein sequence MRIPFLVAVATLSLTVAAQGQSPVSQTLTQSKLEHEISDIGKGSMLGQVTYRDAARLDGHEWIKAKALEMAKTTDRADEFEQVTTILDLKRIAIAEADISGEWQCRTIKLGGPAPLVIYDWFDCEISGDEWRLEKTSGSQRTAGRFYTLGEDKLAYLGSYHVAGDPAPDYGSGPESDQAGFAFMSAADHWWIEFPAPYRESLLDILEFRRQ encoded by the coding sequence ATGCGCATTCCTTTCCTGGTGGCGGTCGCCACCCTCTCGCTTACGGTTGCAGCTCAGGGTCAATCCCCGGTCAGCCAGACGCTGACGCAGTCAAAGCTGGAACACGAGATCAGCGATATCGGCAAAGGTTCGATGCTGGGGCAAGTCACATACCGGGATGCAGCGCGACTCGACGGTCACGAATGGATCAAGGCGAAGGCGCTGGAAATGGCCAAGACGACCGATAGGGCCGACGAGTTCGAGCAAGTGACAACCATCCTCGACCTGAAGCGCATTGCAATCGCCGAAGCGGATATTTCAGGCGAGTGGCAGTGCAGGACAATCAAGCTCGGCGGTCCCGCTCCGCTGGTGATCTATGACTGGTTTGACTGCGAGATAAGCGGCGACGAATGGCGCCTTGAAAAGACCTCCGGCTCGCAACGGACCGCTGGGCGTTTCTACACGCTTGGTGAGGACAAACTTGCATATCTCGGCAGCTACCATGTTGCGGGCGATCCCGCCCCCGATTATGGAAGTGGGCCGGAAAGTGATCAGGCTGGCTTTGCCTTCATGAGCGCGGCAGATCACTGGTGGATCGAGTTTCCGGCACCTTATCGGGAGTCGCTCCTTGATATATTGGAGTTTCGTCGGCAGTGA
- a CDS encoding Ku protein, with protein MVARPVWKGQLRLSLVSIPVEMYSATNRKARISFRQVHKPSGKPVSYQKMVQGVGPVDSDDIWKGYEVDKDEYVLIDPDELDEIKLETKKTLELVQFVDISEIPPIYFDKPYFLAPSDELAEDAFRVVRDALRQTGKAGLGQLAMRGQEHLVAVRPCSSGLLLETLHYEDEIRKTDPFFSSISDKKADKELLTVATELIERKTAEFDAAAFKDHYADAVRALVDEKAGKHKKKAPSATPSKRPEGENVIDLMSALKESLEKSGSKKSSAKPKPSRPRKKSA; from the coding sequence GTGGTTGCTCGCCCCGTATGGAAAGGCCAGTTGCGCCTGTCTCTCGTCTCCATCCCGGTGGAGATGTACTCTGCCACGAACCGGAAAGCGCGCATCTCATTCAGACAGGTTCACAAACCGTCTGGCAAGCCCGTCAGTTACCAGAAGATGGTGCAGGGCGTGGGGCCGGTGGACAGTGACGATATCTGGAAGGGCTACGAGGTCGACAAGGACGAGTATGTTCTGATCGATCCGGACGAGCTGGATGAGATCAAGCTCGAGACGAAGAAGACGCTGGAACTCGTACAATTCGTCGACATTTCCGAGATCCCGCCGATCTATTTCGACAAACCCTATTTCCTGGCACCTTCGGATGAACTTGCCGAAGATGCGTTCCGCGTGGTGCGCGATGCGCTGCGCCAAACAGGCAAGGCCGGTCTCGGGCAGCTTGCCATGCGCGGGCAGGAGCATCTTGTCGCCGTGCGTCCCTGCTCCTCGGGGCTCCTTCTCGAGACACTTCATTATGAAGACGAGATCCGGAAGACCGATCCGTTCTTCTCTTCCATTTCCGACAAGAAGGCGGACAAGGAGCTTCTGACGGTTGCCACCGAACTGATCGAGCGCAAGACGGCAGAGTTCGATGCCGCCGCGTTCAAGGATCACTATGCGGATGCGGTCCGGGCCCTTGTTGACGAAAAAGCGGGCAAGCACAAAAAGAAGGCGCCCTCTGCAACCCCGTCGAAGCGTCCGGAAGGCGAGAATGTCATCGACCTGATGTCCGCGCTGAAAGAGAGCCTTGAGAAATCGGGCAGCAAGAAGAGCAGTGCCAAGCCAAAGCCCAGCCGTCCGCGCAAGAAATCCGCCTGA